A genomic stretch from Strongyloides ratti genome assembly S_ratti_ED321, chromosome : 1 includes:
- a CDS encoding Protein odd-skipped-related 1, with protein MIFSPHNTNSNNTSSIFPSTTSNNGLQNYVSPSIPGINFNPFLFASLQAQMDPNFLRVFAAIQNAPLLNLQYNEFLRNISANSEYQRNLLQTSVMLSQGNLSLPVPTNSSTTKKASDKFDFTNIANNITDNKITGSPETSFSSTNHSSPEGVQSTITPIPWFIRKDVPGNSGRSYRQKKEFICEYCNRQFTKSYNLLIHTRTHTGIRPYPCDKCSKAFKRKDHLRDHMYTHLPTDHKPFVCEFCSKGFTQRRSYEAHKLTHENDKI; from the exons atgatattttcACCTCATAACACAAATTCAAATAATACTTCTAGTATTTTTCCATCAACAACATCAAATAATGGACTACAAAATTATGTATCACCATCTATTCCtggtataaattttaatccATTTTTATTTGCCTCCCTCCAAGCACAAATGGAtccaaattttttaagagTATTTGCCGCCATCCAAAATGCACCATTACTAAATTTGCAATACaatgaatttttaagaaatatttctGCCAACTCTGAATATCAG agaAATCTTTTGCAGACGTCGGTTATGTTGTCACAAGGAAATTTATCACTACCAGTACCAACAAATTCATCAACAACCAAAAAAGCATCAgataaatttgattttacaaatattgcCAACAATATTAcggataataaaataacaggATCTCCAGAAACATCATTCTCCAGTACAAATCATTCCTCACCTGAAGGTGTCCAATCAACAATAACACCAATACCATGGTTTATACGTAAAGATGTCCCAGGTAATAGTGGAAGATCCTATCgtcaaaaaaaagaatttatttgTGAATATTGTAATAGGCAATTTactaaaagttataatttattgataCATACAAGAACACATACAGGTATCAGACCATATCCATGTGATAAATGTTCTAAAgcatttaaaagaaaagacCATCTTCGTGATCACATGTATACACATTTACCTACTGATCATAAACCATTTGTTTGTGAATTTTGTTCTAAAGGATTTACACAACGAAGATCATACGAAGCACATAAATTAACAcatgaaaatgataaaatttaa
- a CDS encoding ShKT domain and Cysteine-rich repeat-containing protein: MSTSLMKYYLFFIYLLVLISSFIFGNDECPTGMRSLGKCINNLCPYESECISSQCCAYKNSNITTIFPTYTTTLPNVENEIDYCPDGSEAIGGCLGQYCPPGYVCLENVCCVDKNDSYEIEEDIVDGNVTQSSEIPISTETIDFNELTTKSLPIEITKLINHEKTTKSIVNFVPGNINETGGVESTDQKNKVVNIVDDKDNHSNHCPIGQSIGECISNECPSNYECIEGMCCKLSENINCKDILPDCKKHLCEKEEYFEFLTLKCGRTCKRCHQQKFVKIKKKVSVKSAERVKEKAKNTSLKKSKKRNLKCQDSRNDCEEWMREGFCYSPIYTIDQKKAICGVSCQLC; this comes from the exons ATGTCAACAAGTCTCatgaaatattatctttttttcatCTACCTGCTGGTCCTAATTTCTTCTTTCATCTTTGGAAATGATGAATGCCCAACCGGAATGCGATCATTAGGCA aatgtattaataatttatgtcCTTATGAATCGGAGTGTATCTCTTCACAATGTTGTGCATACAAAAATAGTAACATTACAACAATATTTCCAACATACACGACTACTTTACCAAATGttgaaaatgaaattgaTTATTGTCCTGATGGTAGTGAAGCAATTGGAG GTTGTTTAGGACAATATTGTCCACCAGGATATGTATGTTTAGAAAATGTGTGTTGtgttgataaaaatgatagtTATGAAATTGAAGAAGATATTGTAGATGGAAATGTGACACAAAGTAGTGAAATACCTATTTCTACTGAGACAATtgattttaatgaattaacAACAAAATCTTTACCAATAGagataacaaaattaattaatcatGAAAAAACTACCAAATCAATTGTAAATTTTGTTCCCGGAAATATAAATGAGACTGGTGGTGTAGAAAGTACtgatcaaaaaaataaagtagtCAATATTGTAGATGATAAAGATAACCATAGTAATCATTGTCCTATTGGTCAATCAATTGGGGAATGTATTAGTAATGAATGCCCCTCAAATTATGAATGTATTGAGGGTATGTGTTGTAAATTGAGTGAAAACATCAATTGTAAAGATATTTTACCAGATtgtaaaaaacatttatgtGAAAAAGAAGAGtattttgaatttttgaCATTAAAATGTGGTAGAACATGTAAAAGATGTCATCaacaaaaatttgtaaaaataaaaaaaaaagtatcagTAAAGAGTGCCGAAAGAGTTAAAGAAAAAGCAAAAAATACCTCACTTAAAAAGtctaaaaaaagaaatttaaaatgtcaaGATAGTAGAAATGATTGTGAAGAATGGATGAGGGAAGGTTTTTGTTATTCTCCTATTTATACAATAGATCAAAAAAAAGCAATATGTGGTGTTAGTTGTCAACTTTGTTAG
- a CDS encoding Mediator of RNA polymerase II transcription subunit 6: protein MSHSSHQGPPNLLTYSFKNALWPPNFINADNVLNYFCDPANIFYDKSSCNAVLTMQMGNQQLDNNYIQNQLINMTGIQYVLVGIHHPMYIICKQVRNSPEEVTPHCYYYVMNGVVYQCPDMYSSIQCRLVSALHPMKKALTEVIDLCRFNVAKGYSWEFKNKVTKTNEEEENKDKDFEDPVQARSTNFQRVRTEQIMKLMMRKHKF, encoded by the exons ATGTCTCATTCAAGTCATCAAGGTCCACCTAATTTGTTAAcatatagttttaaaaatgcaTTATGGCCaccaaattttataaatgctGATAATGTcttgaattatttttgtgaccctgctaatatattttatgataagtCATCTTGTAATGCCGTTCTAACTATGCAAATGGGAAATCAACAAttagataataattatatacaaaatcAGTTAAt taatatgACGGGTATTCAGTATGTTCTTGTTGGAATTCACCATCCAATGTACATAATATGTAAACAAGTAAGAAATTCTCCAGAAGAAG taaCTCCTCATTGTTATTACTATGTGATGAATGGTGTAGTTTATCAATGTCCAGATATGTATTCATCTATCCAATGTAGGCTTGTGTCAGCTCTCCATCCAATGAAAAAGGCATTAACAGAGGTGATTGATCTTTGTAGATTTAATGTTGCTAAAGGATATTCTTgggaatttaaaaataaagtgaCAAAAACGAATGAGGAAGAGGAAAACAAAGACAAGGACTTTGAGGATCCAGTGCAGGCCAGATCTACAAATTTCCAAAGAGTTAGAACAGaacaaataatgaaattaatgaTGAGAAAACACAAGTTTTAG
- a CDS encoding Nuclear cap-binding protein subunit 2 produces the protein MPGVTITQSLNPKLRDKATILGEYRDIRFKGDRAEQEAKLAASTTLYVGNLSYFTRESQVYELFSRAGDVKRVIMGIDRFKRTPCGFCFVEYYNREDAENAMRYINGTRLDERVIRTDWDAGFVEGREFGRGKHGGQVRDEYRQDYDQGRGGWAKSNFARNCFN, from the exons atgcC AGGTGTCACTATTACACAATCATTGAATCCCAAACTTCGTGATAAAGCTACAATATTAGGAGAATATAGAGATATTCGTTTTAAAGGAGACCGTGCTGAACAGGAAGCAAAATTGGCTGCATCAACAACTTTGTATGTTGGTAATCTTTCATATTTTACAAGAGAAAGCCAAGTTTATGAATTATTCTCTCGTGCTGGAGATGTCAAACGTGTTATTATGGGAATAGATAGATTTAAAAGAACTCCTTGTGGATTTTGTTTTGTTGAGTATTATAATAGGGAGGATGCTGAGAATGCTATGAGATATATAAATGGTACACGATTGGATGAAAGAGTTATTAGAACTGATTGGGATGCAGGTTTTGTTGAAGGAAGAGAATTTGGTAGAGGAAAACATGGTGGACAGGTGAGAGATGAATACAGACAGGATTACGATCAAGGAAGAGGTGGCTGGGCAAAATCAAATTTTGCCAGAAATT gttttaattaa
- a CDS encoding BAT2, N-terminal domain-containing protein, translating to MSYSSKNSGGVKPHKGTNLIQIYGGKNNTTSKITGNTKLGSLQSTSKVNGSIRRLPNIATLPSLKSESSGSELTPISSSGNNGWNKQQTLKKNSTTNKVSDLRPRWAKVSSTPSNDYGAQVNGHQENTDINSSSLSNAPLKEFPSLADSVGKIKNGNDDGNSLFPEAPPPSTAIGGYIRAKPVSYKNERKLPDRYCATTKPSYGKSEKFDLNKKLAEVRVEEERRKKEETKNCHFSDDQKGDEKENSEITSEDSNNFKGESQNFDNPKETSFSEKFSNSNDKLQNGYESYGYSSKNHFVKTNDMVQNYQYQDDKHDNSNESPYEYGIEKNNTCHPTTNTNTSGSFLTKNHGTVRIAKRGEDFGQCHKNLEDDKSELRPITSIIKNHDNECTKNNTKITSCNEKHSTKLLQNIVDIDKKADRKDPIVKPATAPPINIWAKRAEEREQAEKERLKQLELLNAAEHQDKRQKTDYNNKISMTKIQNDSLHNSSKSTWKNKELNKKFGSNNVTNENITNYRSSKRYSRDEGYNNLGKRLENKKSSEEKEFDSFKRYGNVNSICDKSTKNFIKGGNRSSYNNKGRNIKQHNSSSNSSKKHFEGIENVEVDSDSSEVINYGRLNKDGVKATYYKREDNFSEKQKKVTQSEKVWNNNKESSNNYKNNQSNNEVSHQKIIDDDKCTDNNKIENQINLDNDNKIEDDKYNSSMANDAKGDNSGKKEISEQDIENLKKAVGTINDGNSSPIPTTWSNGDNFDECLTMKQSTIRNSLDDTIGNQLDCSNNDSRINYDSTNGPFSVDSMNDIFGFPGNTTSGFEASFSSVNKNTSSKGSNRQQIQDSGRVQVQPTNLQQTNMTPPVIQQQDSIGIHPSQGGMDVFGYNQMNMLMPNDLFGRPFQTQYTNYGTNAYSQGSNVYYDPRQNNQWNSTTNGNSTYNTTNTDTLNNRSTTTNNSRNNVGNQQSSTNYSQQVGNRQQRNNNNQQQQFHFMPTFSQYPGHDYFRNQPAPPNVTMNYAIQPTDINSSTHPYNTIMPPMLGSQNYQPNQYQFPPPIHASQQVQGGSGYNNSNQRSSHGRQNNSLDDFSNWNMFLSSPNMVPSSQILPNNRGNGQNLHYTSSQQNSVGSRQNFLNNNQNSGNQRNHSINNRGNTDNNSSNRWNSTNNSSNNGNKHTH from the exons ATGTCATATTCATCAAAAAATTCTGGCGGAGTTAAACCACATAAAGGTACAAATCTTATACAAATTTATGGTGGGAAAAATAATACGACATCCAAAATAACag gaAATACAAAACTTGGAAGCTTACAAAGTACTTCTAAAGTTAATGGTTCTATAAGACGGCTTCCAAATATTGCTACATTACCATCATTAAAATCAGAATCATCAGGATCAGAATTGACTCCAATATCAAGTTCTGGAAATAACGGATGGAATAAGCAACAAACGTTAA AAAAAAATTCTACTACAAACAAAGTTTCTGATTTAAGACCACGATGGGCAAAAGTTTCTTCAACACCATCAAATGATTATGGAGCTCAGGTAAATGGTCATCAAGAGAATACTGATATTAATAGTAGTTCTTTATCAAATGCTCCCCTAAAAGAATTTCCATCATTAGCTGATAGTGttggaaaaataaaaaatggtaATGATGATGGAAATTCATTATTTCCAGAAGCGCCACCACCATCAACAGCAATTGGAGGATATATACGAGCGAAACCAGtatcttataaaaatgaaagaaaacTACCTGATAGATACTGTGCAACCACAAAACCTTCTTATGGCAAAAGTGAAAAATTTGAtcttaacaaaaaattgGCAGAAGTTCGAGTTGAAGAAGAACGTCGCAAGAAGgaagaaacaaaaaattgCCATTTCAGTGATGATCAAAAAGgtgatgaaaaagaaaattctGAAATAACTTCTGAagattcaaataattttaaaggtGAATCTCAGAATTTTGATAACCCTAAAGAGACCTCTTTTTCTGAGAAATTTTCTAATTCCAATGATAAATTACAAAACGGATATGAGTCATACGGTTATTCATCTAAAAACCACTTTGTTAAAACAAATGACATGGTacaaaattatcaatatcaAGATGACAAACATGACAATTCAAATGAATCTCCCTATGAATATggtattgaaaaaaataatacctGCCATCCTACAACAAATACAAATACCAGTGGATCATTTCTTACTAAAAATCATGGAACTGTCCGTATAGCCAAAAGAGGTGAAGATTTTGGTCAATGTCATAAAAATCTAGAGGATGATAAAAGTGAGTTACGACCTATTACatcaataattaaaaatcatgATAATGAAtgtacaaaaaataataccaAGATAACTTCATGTAATGAAAAACAttcaacaaaattattacaaaatattgttGACATTGATAAAAAAGCTGATCGTAAGGATCCTATAGTTAAACCAGCTACAGCTCCTCCGATTAATATTTGGGCAAAACGGGCTGAGGAAAGGGAACAAGCTGAGAAGGAAAGACTTAAACAGCTTGAATTGTTAAATGCTGCAGAACATCAAGATAAAAGACAAAAAAcagattataataataaaattagtatGACAAAAATACAAAATGATAGTTTACATAATTCTTCAAAATCAACAtggaaaaataaagaattaaacaaaaagttTGGAAGTAATAATGTtacaaatgaaaatattactaattaTCGTTCTAGTAAACGTTACAGTAGAGATGAAGGATATAATAACTTAGGTAAACGTTTAGAAAATAAGAAAAGTTCtgaagaaaaagaatttgATTCTTTTAAACGTTATGGAAATGTGAATAGTATTTGTGATAAAtctacaaaaaattttattaaaggaGGAAATCGTAGTAGTTACAATAATAAAGgaagaaatattaaacaacATAATAGTAGTAGTAATAGTAgtaaaaaacattttgaaGGTATTGAAAATGTTGAGGTTGACAGTGATTCTTCTGAAGTTATTAATTATGGAAGATTAAATAAAGATGGTGTTAAAGCAACATATTATAAACGTGAAGATAACTTTTCAGAGAAACAAAAGAAAGTTACACAAAGTGAAAAAGTAtggaataataataaagaatctTCTAACAATTATAAGAATAACCAAAGTAATAATGAAGTTAGTCATCAAAAGATTATTGATGATGACAAATGTAcggataataataaaatagaaaatcaaattaatttagacaatgataataaaattgaggatgataaatataattcttCAATGGCAAATGATGCTAAGGGTGATAATTCaggaaaaaaagaaatatcaGAACAGgatatagaaaatttaaaaaaagctGTAGGTACAATAAATGATGGTAATTCTTCACCAATACCAACAACATGGTCAAATGGAGATAATTTTGATGAATGTTTAACAATGAAACAATCAACAATTCGTAATTCTTTAGATGATACAATAGGTAATCAACTTGATTGTTCAAATAATGATAGTAGAATTAATTATGATTCTACAAATGGTCCATTTAGTGTTGATTCTATGAATGATATTTTTGGATTTCCAGGAAATACAACCTCTGGATTTGAAGCTTCATTTTCAagtgtaaataaaaatacttcaTCAAAAGGTAGTAATAGACAACAAATTCAAGATAGTGGACGTGTACAAGTGCAACCAACAAATCTTCAGCAAACTAATATGACACCACCTGTAATTCAACAACAAGATTCTATTGGTATTCATCCATCACAAGGTGGTATGGATGTTTTTGGATATAATCAAATGAATATGTTAATGCCAAATGATTTATTTGGTAGACCTTTTCAGACACAATATACAAATTATGGTACAAATGCCTATTCACAGGGTAGTAATGTATATTATGATCCAAGACAAAATAATCAATGGAATTCTACAACTAACGGTAATAGCACTTACAATACCACTAATACGGATACATTGAATAATCGTAGTACAACAACAAATAATAGTCGAAATAATGTTGGTAATCAACAATCATCTACAAATTATTCGCAACAAGTGGGAAACCGTCAacaaagaaataataataaccaACAACAACAATTTCACTTTATGCCAACTTTCTCTCAATATCCAGGACATGATTATTTTAGAAATCAACCAGCACCACCAAATGTTACAATGAATTATGCTATACAACCTACTGATATAAATTCATCAACTCATCCTTATAATACAATAATGCCACCAATGCTGGGATCTCAAAATTATCAACCTAATCAATATCAATTTCCACCACCTATACATGCTTCACAACAAGTACAAGGTGGTTCAggatataataatagtaatcaACGTTCATCTCATGGTAGACAAAATAATAGTCTTGATGATTTTAGTAATTGGAATATGTTTCTTTCATCACCAAATATGGTTCCATCATCACAAATTCTTCCAAATAACAGAGGAAATGGACAGAATTTACATTACACATCATCTCAACAAAACTCGGTTGGTTCaagacaaaattttttaaataataatcaaaattcTGGAAATCAAAGAAATCATTCAATAAATAATCGTGGAAATACAGACAATAATTCAAGCAACCGGTGGAATTCTACTAATAATTCTTCAAATAATGGAAATAAACACAcacattaa